In Yarrowia lipolytica chromosome 1F, complete sequence, a genomic segment contains:
- a CDS encoding uncharacterized protein (Compare to YALI0F00682g, similar to uniprot|Q04432 Saccharomyces cerevisiae YDR533c hypothetical protein and CAGL0C00275g Candida glabrata and KLLA0D00704g Kluyveromyces lactis or KLLA0D00682g Kluyveromyces lactis), with protein MSFPKRALIAVTDYNGPFYPDGSKTGLFFSEAYEPFEVFQKAGFDVQFVSEDGKYGYDAHSLDPKFATEEQLDAQKNPQSQYNLVLDGILPASEIDASNYSVFFAAGGHGAIFDFVNAPVLGKIAADIYAAGGIVSAVCHGPAIFASIKNEEGQPIVAGKVITGFTAEGEKEMGVSEAITKHGKKLVPEIAKEAGAEYRAPPTPFQDFSITDDRIVTGANPASANSTAEKVVQLFDAIDAPTQSGASVLK; from the coding sequence ATGTCTTTCCCCAAGCGAGCTCTGATTGCTGTTACCGACTACAACGGCCCCTTCTACCCCGACGGATCCAAGACGggactcttcttctctgagGCCTACGAGCCGTTCGAGGTGTTCCAGAAGGCCGGCTTCGACGTGCAGTTTGTGTCCGAGGACGGCAAGTATGGCTACGACGCCCATTCGCTGGACCCCAAGTTTGCCACCGAGGAGCAGCTCGATGCCCAGAAGAACCCCCAGTCGCAATACAAcctggttctggatggcATTCTGCCCGCGTCGGAGATTGACGCCTCCAACTACAGCGTTTTCTTTGCTGCCGGCGGCCACGGCGCCATTTTCGACTTTGTCAACGCCCCCGTTCTGGGAAAGATTGCCGCAGACATCTACGCTGCTGGCGGCATTGTCTCTGCCGTTTGCCACGGCCCCGCCATCTTCGCCTCCATCAAGAACGAGGAGGGCCAGCCCATTGTGGCCGGCAAGGTGATTACCGGTTTCACCGCCGAGGgtgagaaggagatgggtGTTTCCGAGGCCATTACCAAGCACGGCAAGAAGCTGGTGCCCGAGatcgccaaggaggccggtGCCGAGTACCGGGCCCCTCCCACCCCCTTCCAGGACTTTTCCATCACCGACGATCGAATTGTCACCGGAGCCAACCCCGCCTCTGCCAACTCCACCGCCGAGAAGGTGGTTCAGCTGTTTGATGCCATTGATGCTCCCACCCAGTCCGGAGCTTCTGTTCTGAAATAG
- a CDS encoding uncharacterized protein (Compare to YALI0F00660g, similar to Saccharomyces cerevisiae CUS2 (YNL286W); ancestral locus Anc_3.74, weakly similar to uniprot|P53830 Saccharomyces cerevisiae YNL286w (CUS2) cold sensitive U2 snRNA Suppressor), translated as MSDNQLAEIAAIAPLPPAGGDPDHVTYSTIKGTYLYEKEEDGTMFEFDHVTRGWRLIEEEEEDKEEEVEDKGDELEAALVAGETTDTTATAKAEPSGRDTGKNQPVSDKKAVQEQLKKRRKEVIEERRNAKKAQQKGDKPPQKAIYVSGLPSTATNDELVDIFQKYGVLAEDVYTGKKKARVYVDEQGKGKGDGLVVFFKPESVKLAVDMLHNQPVYVGDTMVTLNVQPAVFDKEKGSSDNKKQETNSGPNYSEEAKAKAKRKYTQLQQRLNDWDEEEVKRVKTESREKSSKVVTLKRVFTIQELQDDVDAEMDIKEDIYNGCGAIGTVTNVTLYDLEPDGVVTVKFERASDAAECVEKMNGRFFGGQKLEAYIDYDETKWRKTKDRGGDEEDEERLERFGEWLEGE; from the coding sequence ATGTCAGACAACCAATTGGCGGAAATCGCGGCAATTGCCCCGTTACCGCCCGCCGGTGGAGACcccgatcacgtgacatacTCGACGATCAAGGGCACGTATCTGTatgagaaggaggaagatggGACCATGTTCGAGTTTGACCATGTGACTAGAGGCTGGCGGTTGatagaggaggaggaggaggacaaggaggaggaggtggaggataAGGGAGACGAGTTGGAAGCGGCTCTGGTTGCTGGGGAGACGACGGACACAACTGCGACTGCGAAGGCGGAACCGAGTGGGAGGGATACGGGCAAAAACCAGCCGGTTTCGGACAAGAAGGCGGTTcaggagcagctcaaaAAGAGGCGCAAAGAGGTAATTGAGGAGCGACGGAATGCGAAAAAGGCTCAGCAGAAGGGCGACAAGCCTCCTCAGAAGGCCATCTATGTCAGTGGGCTTCCTTCAACTGCTACCAACGATGAGCTGGTGGACATTTTCCAAAAGTACGGAGTGTTGGCCGAAGATGTTTACActggcaagaagaaggctcgGGTTTATGTCGATGAGCagggcaagggcaagggcGACGGTctggtggtttttttcaAGCCCGAAAGCGTGAAATTGGCGGTGGATATGCTGCACAATCAGCCAGTTTACGTTGGCGACACAATGGTCACTCTGAATGTCCAGCCGGCAGTTTTCGACAAGGAAAAGGGCAGTAGCGACAATAAGAAGCAAGAGACGAATTCCGGTCCCAATTACTCCGAAGAagccaaggccaaggccaagagGAAGTACACTCAATTGCAGCAAAGGCTCAACGATTgggatgaggaggaggtcaaaCGAGTCAAGACGGAGTCTCGTGAAAAGTCGTCCAAGGTGGTCACTCTCAAACGGGTATTTACCATTCAGGAGCTCCAGGATGACGTGGATGCCGAAATGGACATCAAGGAAGATATTTATAACGGTTGTGGAGCTATCGGAACAGTCACAAACGTGACTTTATACGACCTGGAGCCCGACGGAGTGGTGACCGTCAAGTTTGAAAGAGCTTCCGATGCCGCGGAGTgcgtggagaagatgaacgGTCGCTTCTTTGGTGGCCAGAAACTCGAGGCATACATTGATTATGACGAGACCAAGTGGAGAAAGACTAAGGATCGGGGAGGTGAtgaggaagatgaggagAGGCTGGAGAGGTTTGGAGAGTGGCTGGAGGGCGAGTag